DNA sequence from the Deltaproteobacteria bacterium genome:
CCGCGCGCTCCGCCGTCGCCGAACGAAGCGAAGGGCCGGATCCGCGGCCGCCCGCGGTCCGGCCCGCAAGCGCCGCGCAGCGGCGCGCGCAGCGAGGCGAAGCCGAGGGTAGTCGACAAGGTCAGACCAAAGATGCCCAGGACTGGACTCGAACCAGCACGTCCTTGCGGACACGAGGCCCTGAACCTCGCGTGTCTACCAATTTCACCACCTGGGCGCGGTGGTCGCATCGACCCGGAACGGGCGCGATCCTAGCGGAGGCCCCGGGACGCTGCCAAGCGGACTTCAGTCGTCGAGCTGGCGCGTCACGGTCTCCCACTCGGCGTAGAGCGCGGCGATCGCCTCGCTCAGGGTCCGGCGCTCGAGCGCGAGCGTTCGCATTCGCTCTCCGTCGCGGGCGGTGGACGGCTCGGAGGCCAACCAGTCCAGCCGTCGCAGCTCCGTCTCGGACGCCTCGATCTTCTGCTCGAGCGCCGCGCTCTGCTCGCGGAGCTTGCGCTGGCGCTTCTCGCGGCTGCGATCCACGGCGGGCTTCGCGGTCGGCGCCGGCTTCGCCTTCGCGGCCGGCTTCGGCGCGCGCTCGGCGGCCTCGCGCGCCAGCGTCGACTCGTAGAAATCGTAGTTGCCCAGGAACGCGCGGACGCAGGCCTCCGTCTCGCCCGGCGTGACCTCGACCACGCGGGTCGCGAGGGCGTTGATGAAGCGGCGGTCGTGGCTCACGAAGAGCAGCGTCCCCTCGTAGCCGGCCAGCGCCGCGGTGAGCACGTCGCGGGCCTCCATGTCGAGGTGATTGGTGGGCTCGTCGAGCACCAGGAAGTTCGCGCTCGCGAGCAGGAGCTTGGCCAGGGCGAGCCGCGCCTTCTCGCCGCCCGAGAGCACGGAGACGCGCTTGTCGACGTCGTCGCCCGAGAACAGGAACGCGCCGAGGATCCCGCGCAGGCGCGGGACGTCGTCGATCGCGGCGTCCGATTCGAGCTCCGCGAGCACGGTGCGGCGCGGATCCAGCGCGTCGACCTGGTGCTGCGCGTAGAAGCCCGCGCGCACGTTGTGTCCGAGCTCGCGCGCGCCGGCATCCGGCGGAAACGCGCCGGCCGCCAGCCGGAGCAGCGTCGACTTGCCCGCGCCGTTGGGTCCGACGAGCGCCACGCGCTCGCCGCGGCGCAGCTCGAAGTCGAGCGCGCGGTACACGACCTTGTCGCCGTACGCCTTCGCCGCGCGCTCCAGCCGCAGCACGGTCTCGCCGGAGCGCAG
Encoded proteins:
- a CDS encoding ABC-F family ATP-binding cassette domain-containing protein is translated as MLRLEDASKSFGGRALFEGASLHVRPDDRVGLVGRNGAGKTTLLRMLAGLDAPDTGTRVLRRGARVGYLRQEVSAVSDRTVLAEAETALEPLRALERRMREMEEEIARDHEHVPDELASRYDELRHEFERAGGFSADAELRATLVGLGLGPEKWEQPLAKLSGGWLMRVELAKLLIARPEILLLDEPTNHLDLPSIRWFEGMLAAYPGSVVVVSHDRVFLDRHCNRIAELSAPRLTSYRGNYSAYVEQRALRLDEAEARRRNLEREIAEKERFVTRFKAKASKASQAQSRVKQIEKLRAERELLPSEAQERSMRVRFKTSLRSGETVLRLERAAKAYGDKVVYRALDFELRRGERVALVGPNGAGKSTLLRLAAGAFPPDAGARELGHNVRAGFYAQHQVDALDPRRTVLAELESDAAIDDVPRLRGILGAFLFSGDDVDKRVSVLSGGEKARLALAKLLLASANFLVLDEPTNHLDMEARDVLTAALAGYEGTLLFVSHDRRFINALATRVVEVTPGETEACVRAFLGNYDFYESTLAREAAERAPKPAAKAKPAPTAKPAVDRSREKRQRKLREQSAALEQKIEASETELRRLDWLASEPSTARDGERMRTLALERRTLSEAIAALYAEWETVTRQLDD